One Anaerolineae bacterium genomic window carries:
- a CDS encoding response regulator transcription factor: MSTREHILVVDDDKALLQVLELTLSEHGYEVSCATSGLQALRLIFQRQPDLVILDIGIPELNGWDVCQRIREMSDIPILILTAYCEQEDRIKGLTLGADDYVVKPFDIPELLLRIRAILRRARPALPPALPPSHRYDDGHLLIDLDAHLVQYDGRPIHLTPHEFDLLACMVRHVGKTLSPDFLLSQVWGLDMPGKANQYIKTYIRYLRKKIEPDPEHPRYILTERGLGYRLARAPGPPPA; encoded by the coding sequence ATGAGCACACGCGAACATATCCTGGTAGTGGATGATGACAAGGCTCTTCTGCAGGTGCTGGAGCTGACCCTCTCAGAACATGGGTATGAGGTCTCATGCGCCACCAGCGGCCTGCAGGCCCTGCGCCTCATCTTTCAGCGTCAGCCCGACCTGGTTATCCTCGATATCGGCATCCCCGAGCTGAACGGCTGGGATGTCTGCCAGCGCATTCGCGAGATGAGCGATATCCCCATCCTCATCCTGACGGCCTACTGCGAGCAGGAGGACCGCATCAAAGGGTTGACCCTGGGGGCGGATGACTATGTGGTCAAGCCCTTCGATATCCCCGAACTGCTGTTGCGGATACGGGCGATCCTGCGGCGTGCCCGGCCGGCCCTTCCGCCGGCGCTACCCCCGAGCCATCGCTACGATGACGGGCATCTATTGATTGACCTGGACGCGCACCTGGTGCAGTACGACGGCCGGCCCATCCATCTGACGCCGCACGAGTTCGACCTGCTGGCGTGTATGGTGCGGCATGTGGGGAAGACGCTGTCCCCAGATTTCCTGCTCTCCCAGGTCTGGGGGCTGGATATGCCCGGTAAGGCCAATCAGTACATCAAGACATACATCCGGTATCTGCGCAAGAAGATCGAGCCGGACCCCGAGCATCCACGCTATATCCTCACGGAGCGCGGGCTGGGCTACCGTCTGGCGCGCGCCCCGGGGCCTCCGCCGGCCTGA
- the rsmI gene encoding 16S rRNA (cytidine(1402)-2'-O)-methyltransferase translates to MGTLYLVATPIGNLEDITLRALRVLKEVFLIAAEDTRTTRKLLARYEISTPLISFHEHSPPARLAELLQALAQGDVAVVSEAGMPGISDPGYRLVQEALAAGFPVVPIPGPSAVTTALAASGLPADRFVFLGFLPARATARRKTLTDIASLPYTLVCFEAPHRLLETLEDALEILGDRHLAVARELTKVHEEFWRGTLSQALEHFRTQAPRGEFTLVIAGASEENTAGRRWSEEQVRQELARLLAEGISLKEASRRIAGQAGWSRREVYQLGLRTAME, encoded by the coding sequence ATGGGAACGCTGTACCTGGTCGCGACCCCCATCGGCAATCTCGAGGATATCACCCTGCGCGCCCTGCGGGTGCTGAAAGAGGTTTTCCTCATCGCCGCAGAGGATACCCGCACCACGCGCAAGCTTCTGGCGCGCTACGAGATATCCACACCACTGATCAGCTTCCATGAGCACAGCCCGCCGGCCCGCCTGGCGGAGCTACTGCAGGCATTAGCCCAGGGAGATGTGGCCGTTGTCTCGGAGGCCGGCATGCCGGGCATCTCCGACCCGGGGTACCGCCTGGTGCAGGAGGCCCTGGCCGCCGGCTTCCCCGTCGTCCCCATCCCAGGCCCCTCCGCGGTGACCACTGCGCTGGCGGCCTCGGGCCTGCCGGCGGATCGCTTCGTGTTCCTGGGGTTTCTGCCGGCCCGCGCCACTGCCCGCCGCAAGACCCTGACTGACATCGCCTCCCTGCCCTATACCCTGGTGTGCTTCGAAGCCCCTCACCGTTTATTAGAGACGCTGGAAGATGCACTGGAGATACTGGGCGATCGGCACCTGGCCGTCGCCCGCGAGCTGACGAAGGTGCATGAGGAATTCTGGCGCGGCACGCTGAGCCAGGCGCTGGAGCACTTTCGGACGCAGGCGCCGCGCGGCGAATTCACGCTGGTCATCGCCGGCGCAAGCGAGGAGAACACGGCCGGCCGGCGCTGGAGCGAGGAGCAGGTGCGGCAAGAGCTGGCCCGATTGCTGGCAGAGGGCATCTCACTGAAAGAAGCCTCGCGGCGCATCGCCGGCCAGGCCGGCTGGTCGCGCCGCGAGGTGTATCA